From Vanrija pseudolonga chromosome 1, complete sequence, a single genomic window includes:
- the NHX1 gene encoding Endosomal/prevacuolar sodium/hydrogen exchanger: protein MMAGNKPITEPPEAIDPINEEFYASWGLCILCVLLIGALCTSYYLQIKRIRAVHETVVSIFAGMLVGLIFRLAPGHLIREMFAFKHTVFFNLLLPPIILNSGYELKQENFFRNFGVILTFAFLGTFISAVGIGVLVYLWSFLGLEGLKFSLLECLIFGSTLSATDPVTILAIFNSAKVDPKLYSIIFGESILNDAVSIVMYQTLSHFHNQEMQDIYVSTLFHGVGMFLFSFLVSMALGVAFGLACSLGLKHSHLASYPQIESCIVALVAYTSYFFSNGLEMSGIVSLLFCGITLKHYAYHTMSKRTQRTTKYMFQVLAQLSENFIFIYLGLNLFTQDVQVFKPFFILVSAIAVMASRYAAVFPLAELINWIFHTRGQRYEELPHSYQMMLFWAGLRGAVGVALATGFTGPNADALRTTVLVVVVLTVIVFGGTTARMLEVLGIRVGVEDDDDSSDEEGEGWTSHHGNIALQVGPGSRRYAGQNGQGMYSEDDDVPFTSPLDSPFQRGVRLSGSRHSSQRPRLARGASAAGFSTNSEESDEEPLPAANYGDPAEVDAKAGTAGPSRKGMIFRDGQWFTALDERYLLPLFSNSVTARRHHAKKAQKASSTALNEYDAGSPRDASPDPTPGSAQDTESENGKVKAGVGRNFGDLFFARTDPPSRPSSPPPGEPRP from the exons ATGATGGCGGGCAACAAACCCATCACCGAGCCGCCCGAGGCCATCGACCCCATCAACGAGGAGTTCTACGCCTC ATGGGGCCTGTGTATCCTCTGTGTGCTCCTCATCGGCGCGCTCTGCACCTCGTACTACCTCCAGATCAAGCGTATCCGTGCCGTCCATGAGACGGTCGTCTCCATCTTCGCCGGcatgctcgtcggcctcatcttccgcctcgcgcctggCCACCTTATCCGTGAAATGTTT GCGTTCAAGCACACCGTCTTCTtcaatctcctcctcccgcccatCATCCTCAACTCGGGCTACGAGCTCAAGCAG GAAAACTTCTTCAGGAATTTTGGAGTCATCCTCACGTTTGCGTTCTTGGGGACGTTCATATCAGCCGTGGGCATTGG TGTCTTGGTCTACCTGTGGTCGTTCCTCGGCTTGGAGGGCTTGAAGTTTAGCCTCCTCGAGTGTCTAATCTTCGGATCAACGCTGTCTGCCACGGACCCCGTGACGATTCTGGCCATCTTCAACTCGGCAAAGGTCGACCCCAAGCTCTATTCGATCATCTTTGGCGAGAGTATCTTGAACGATGCCGTCTCTATCGTCATGTACCA GACGCTGTCCCACTTCCACAACCAGGAGATGCAGGACATTTACGTCTCGACGCTGTTCCACGGTGTCGGCATGTTCTTGTTCTCGTTCCTCGTGTCTATGGCACTTGGTGTTGCCTTTGGCCTCGCTTGCTCGCTTGGCCTCAAGCACTCTCACCTTGCGAGCTACCCCCAGATCGAGAGCTGTATTGTCGCCCTCGTGGCTTACACCAGTTACTTCTTCTCCAACGGTCTGGAGATGAGCG GCATCGTGTCCCTCCTGTTCTGTGGGATCACGCTCAAGCACTATGCCTACCACACAATGTCGAAACGCACCCAGCGAACGACCAAGTACATGTTCCAAGTTCTCGCCCAGCTGTCAGAGAACTTCATCTTCATCTATCTTGGATTGAACCTCTTCACCCAGGACGTTCAGGTGTTCAAGCCCTTCTTCATCCTCGTGTCTGCG ATCGCTGTGATGGCTTCGCGTTACGCCGCCGTCTTCCCTCTGGCTGAGCTCATCAACTGGATCTTCCACACTCGTGGCCAGCGCTACGAAGAGCTTCCTCACTCTTACCAGATGATGCTCTTCTGGGCTGGTCTCCGCGGAgctgtcggcgtcgcacTCGCCACTGGCTTCACTGGccccaacgccgacgccctgCGCACCActgtcctcgtcgtggtcgtgctcACTGTCATCGTCTTCGGTGGCACCACAGCGCGTATGCTCGAAGTCCTCGGAatccgcgtcggcgtcgaggatgacgatgacagctcggacgaggagggtgaaGGCTGGACCAGCCACCATGGCAACATTGCGCTCCAAGTTGGCCCCGGCAGCCGCCGTTATGCTGGACAGAATGGCCAGGGCATGtacagcgaggacgacgacgtaccCTTcacctcgccgctcgactcgcccttCCAGAGAGGCGTTCGCCTGTCTGGTTCGCGCCACTCGTCACAACGTCCTcgtctggcgcgcggcgcctcggcggcaggctTCTCTACCAACTCTGAagagtcggacgaggagccTCTCCCAGCTGCAAACTACGGGGACCCTGCCGAAGTTGACGCTAAGGCAGGTACCGCTGGACCATCACGAAAGGGCATGATCTTCCGCGATGGCCAGTGGTTCACTGCTCTCGATGAGCGTTACCTCTTGCCCCTGTTCTCCAACTCGGTGACAGCGCGTCGTCACCATGCCAAGAAGGCCCAGAAGGCCAGCTCTACCGCGCTCAACGAGTATGACGCGGGTTCTCCTCGGGATGCGTCACCGGACCCAACCCCTGGCAGCGCACAGGACACGGAGAGCGAGAATGGCAAGGTCAAGGCAGGCGTTGGCAGAAACTTTGG CGACCTCTTCTTTGCGCGCACAGACCCGCCGAGTCGCCCTTCTTCGCCACCGCCGGGTGAACCCCGTCCTTGA
- the TAF12B gene encoding Transcription initiation factor TFIID subunit 12b yields MSGPINMEAVLAKFPQILTPAEKQMSPDVRNEILRKRVHLMLADQQNRRKQTTAQQQQAQAQAAAAAAAAGQAGPSVIRPPQAGQVGQTPSPRVGMQQPQQMNVQQAQQLAQNAALAEQIRLQQQQQAQQQQLGQQQTPQQVQAQQAAHQQQLQILATQHRLQQQQQQQQQQAQQQQQQQQQQQQQAGTPAGAVATPLANPLNPLGAAIATPSPQAQQSPMANQAALGQSPVAQRMQAAASGGAGPGIAQAGTPGAAGGGPPQGLNMFGSDPSKIIANMPELLKLRQLGQMPPEMQKTIQFDALISTPEVKNYLQQISQRQQTIRQNLANNVSQQSPQQGNATSQPTAMLAAQQIAHLQAQQQRQAALARHQQQQQQQQAAAAAAGLGPDQMAQFAPQQLAQFAQQGQMLTPQQQQQLHQQQQQQFLLQQNPQLLLRQQQLANQQAAANRTQAQAQALAQAQQQLANGGQPNMLQGLQHQQAQQVLQAAQAAQLLQQQQQNAQAAGVQFTPQQMAQAAQAAQAAQAAQAAQAAQGAALAAGNNFGSPRPPAQVANNWADIRAKLATLSEQDREKAFERNPKLRALYHSNISLQTTQLAQQQAQQQAAAQAAQQQSQQAQQAQQVAAAAQQAQQQAQQQQAQQQQAQLQAAQQLQQQQQQQTAQQQQQQQQQMQQPDQQQQQQLLQQAQQQAQQQQQQQHMGGVPMQGNASQMQVRPPTPMGFPVLNNVPNLHIPANKQRNLAAQQQPSTPTATQSPQVRPTAPSVGTPSSAAGGTPQPGQPTQPQRLFPGGIPVAPGQQPVRPGFVPGQHMTPALILSDLDKKNVVPQAQTVPQRSTNDVVSGALDRSNSLLSKVSWQPSAENDAALRESLLRLQQQSTRSAGRSTLLEGMSTVPVLAGVLGEKLPSDLRALAEGDADAKSEALEKAGKKHDLEGSGMPGQKKLKVQEFAQTIDKSFQIDRPVEDVLLDMADEYIDLVTQTSCQLAKHRKAGAIDRKDVQFAYESLFGRSLPGFSSDAIRLDQARSSRRAPISAQRAAKLKLVNDSKMNWRKEKDEAAKAIEQAAIAAEAQAALGFAGTGDVTAVASLATSVTGTPQVATAGLPGTSGAALPAPTSALGLGDSAPQAQPPSVIVSAPPATVVV; encoded by the exons ATGTCGGGCCCGATCAACATGGAGGCGGTCCTCGCCAAGTTTCCACAGATTCTTACTCCCGCCGAGAAGCAGATGTCGCCAGACGTGCGAAATGAGATTCTTAGAAAGCGCGTTCACCTCATGTTGGCCGACCAACAGAATAGGCGAAAGCAGACCACGGcacagcagcaacaagcacaagcacaggcggcagcagcagcggcagcagcaggacaAGCAGGCCCGTCCGTAATTCGGCCGCCGCAAGCCGGTCAGGTCGGTCAAACGCCCAGCCCACGAGTCGGCATGCAGCAACCCCAGCAGATGAATGTTCAGCAGGCTCAGCAGCTGGCCCAAAAC GCAGCGCTGGCAGAGCAGATCCGTCtacagcaacagcaacaggcacaacagcagcagctcggtcAGCAACAGACGCCTCAGCAAgtgcaggcgcagcaggcggccCATCAGCAGCAGTTACAGATCCTTGCAACACAACACAGGttacagcagcagcaacaacagcagcagcagcaagcgcagcagcaacaacagcaacaacagcagcagcaacaacaagccGGGACACCGGCAGGTGCCGTCGCCACCCCTCTCGCGAACCCATTGAACCCATTGGGGGCCGCAATTGCGACACCCTCTCCACAGGCGCAGCAGTCACCAATGGCCAACCAGGCTGCTCTGGGACAGTCTCCAGTTGCACAGCGCATGCAGGCtgccgcgagcggcggcgcggggcccGGTATCGCCCAAGCAGGCACGCCTGGTGCGGCTGGTGGAGGACCGCCCCAAGGGCTGAACATGTTTGGGAGCGATCCAAGCAAGATCATTGCCAACATGCCTGAACTTCTCAAACTGCGCCAATTAGGTCAAATGCCTCCTGAAATGCAGAAGACG ATCCAGTTTGACGCGCTCATCAGCACGCCCGAAGTCAAGAACTACCTCCAGCAGATCAGCCAGCGACAGCAGACGATCCGCCAGAACCTAGCCAACAACGTCAGCCAGCAGTCACCCCAGCAGGGTAACGCGACCTCGCAGCCGACCGCCatgctcgccgcccagcagATTGCTCACCTGCAGGCTCAGCAGCAAAGGCAagctgcgctcgctcgccaccagcagcaacagcagcagcagcaggctgccgcggccgctgccggcctcggccctGATCAAATGGCCCAGTTCGCGCCACAGCAGCTCGCTCAGTTCGCCCAGCAAGGCCAAATGCTCACTccgcaacagcagcaacagctccaccagcagcaacagcagcagtTCTTGCTCCAGCAGAACCCGCAGCTGTTGCTCCGGCAGCAACAACTGGCCAACCAGCAAGCAGCGGCGAACCGcacgcaggcgcaggcgcaggcttTGGCGCAAGCCCAGCAACAGCTTGCAAACGGCGGCCAGCCCAACATGCTGCAAGGCTTGCAGCACCAGCAAGCTCAGCAAGTCCTCCAGGCGGCTCAGGCGGCCCAGCTTCtccaacagcaacaacaaaaTGCCCAGGCGGCAGGCGTTCAGTTCACTCCTCAGCAGATGGCACAGGCAGCGCAAGCAGCGCAGGCAGCGCAGGCAGCACAGGCAGCACAAGCAGCACAGGGGGCAGCACTTGCCGCTGGCAACAACTTTGGCTCTCCCCGTCCCCCCGCACAGGTCGCCAACAACTGGGCTGACATCCGTGCTAAGCTCGCGACCCTATCTGAGCAGGACAGGGAGAAGGCCTTTGAGAGA AATCCCAAGCTTAGAGCGTTGTACCACTCCAACATCTCGTTGCAGACGACTCAGCTCGCTCAGCAGCAAGCACAACAGCAGGCCGCTGCCCAAGCAGCACAGCAGCAGTCTCAGCAGGCTCAGCAGGCTCAacaggtcgccgccgccgctcagcaggcccagcagcaagcccagcagcagcaagcccagcagcagcaggctcaGCTCCAGGCGGCCCAGCAGcttcagcagcagcaacagcagcagacagctcagcagcaacagcaacagcagcaacagaTGCAGCAGcccgaccagcagcagcagcagcaactgTTGCAGCAGGCTCAGCAACAAGcccaacaacagcagcagcagcagcacatgGGTGGTGTTCCGATGCAAGGCAACGCCTCTCAGATGCAGGTCCGGCCACCTACGCCAATGGGCTTCCCTGTCCTCAACAACGTGCCCAACCTTCACATCCCAGCGAACAAGCAGCGCAATCTGGCagctcagcagcagcctaGCACGCCGACCGCCACGCAGTCGCCCCAGGTCCGCCCCACCGCTCCGTCCGtgggcacgccgtcgagcgccgccggtgGCACCCCACAACCCGGCCAGCCGACGCAGCCACAGCGCCTCTTCCCCGGTGGCATCCCCGTTGCACCAGGCCAGCAGCCGGTTCGCCCAGGGTTCGTTCCTGGTCAGCACATGACACCGGCGCTCATTTTATCCGACTTGGATAAGAAGAACGTTGTGCCTCAGGCCCAGACTGTGCCACAGCGTTCGACAAACGATGTGGTGTCGGGAGCGCTTGACCGCTCCAATTCGCTGCTGTCCAAGGTCTCCTGGCAGCCGTCGGCTGAGAATGATGCCGCGCTTAGAGAAAGCCTCCTCCgtctgcagcagcagtctACGCGTTCGGCTGGTCGCTCCACGCTCCTCGAGGGCATGTCCACCGTCCCCGTTCTGGCCGGTGTGCTCGGCGAGAAGCTTCCTTCCGACCTGCGCGCActggccgagggcgacgccgacgccaagagCGAGGCATTGGAGAAGGCTGGCAAGAAGCATGAcctcgagggcagcggcatgCCTGGCCAAAAGAAGCTCAAGGTGCAAGAGTTTGCGCAGACAATCGACAAGAGCTTCCAGATCGACCGGCCAGTGGAGGACGTCCTTCTCGACATGGCGGACGAGTACATTGACCTCGTGACTCAGACTAGCTGCCAGCTGGCCAAGCACCGCAAGGCTGGGGCGATCGACCGCAAGGATGTGCAGTTTGCCTATG AGTCTCTGTTTGGCCGCTCGCTGCCAGGGTTCTCGTCGGACGCCATCCGACTGGACCAGGCTCGGTCGTCACGTCGTGCGCCGATCTCGGCTCAGCGTGCTGCCAAGCTCAAGCTTGTCAATGACTCGAAGATGAACTGgcgcaaggagaaggacgaaGCGGCCAAGGCGATTGAGCAGGCGGCGATTGCAGCAGAAGCCCAGGCGGCCCTTGGGTTTGCTGGCACTGGCGACGTTACCGCGGTTGCGTCCCTCGCGACGTCGGTCACTGGTACGCCACAGGTCGCCACGGCTGGCCTTCCGGGTACCTCCGGTGCTGCTCTCCCCGCCCCAACCTCGGCGCTTGGActcggcgactcggcgcccCAGGCCCAGCCTCCATCTGTGATTGTGTCGGCTCCGCCGGCCACCGTTGTCGTGTGA
- the LSM6 gene encoding U6 snRNA-associated Sm-like protein LSm6, with protein MDSPSPQSEGQDQPIVGSPSDFLKNIVGKKVKVRIGNGIDYHGLLTCLDGYMNVALEDTEEWVAGRLTNRYGDTFLRGNNVLYISALEDL; from the exons ATGGACTCACCATCACCACAATCGGAGGGCCAGGACCAGCCCATCGTTGGATCCCCTTCCGACTTCCTCAAGAACATTGTcggcaagaaggtcaaggtTCGCATCGGAAACGGCATCGACTACCACG GCCTCCTGACCTGCCTTGACGGCTACATgaacgtcgcgctcgaggacacggAGGAGTGGGTCGCTGGCCGCTTGACCAACCGCTACGGCGACACCTTCCTTCGCGGCAACAATG TTCTCTACATCTCCGCCCTCGAGGACTTGTAA